CAGCACCACCCGGAAGCTCCGCTGCGGCTCACCTAAACAGGCCAGCAACGCCCGCACTCGTGTCAAACCTGGATGCATCCCGAACCGTTGCCGGGAAAACAACCATTCTAGATCCGCATCCGCCGTCACGCCCGCAGCATAGCCTCCTGGGCCGCCACAGGGTTCCCGCACAGCTCCATGAAAACGAGGAGGCACGTGGCCTCCTCAGTTCACAACCAGTTTCCGTCTCCGGGCTAAGTCCCCGAAGTGAAGTGAGCTTCCAGTGCCGGCACAATCTGCTTCTTGCGGCTGATCCGACCACCCAGATCGGCGACACCATCCACCACTTCGACCCCGAAGGTTTCCTGAATCACCTTATGTTCGGTAGCGCTCAGGATAAACGTACGGTTGGTCTCGTTCAGAATGTCCACCACGCTCAGCAGAACACCGTTAAGGCCGCCCTCCGCACGCGCCTCGTCCATGGCCTGCAGCAGTTCAGCCTTACGCCCAAACACGTACGCCGGGTTGGTCGTCTCAATGACACCGATGCCCCATTGCTGCGCCGGCTCCCCAAAAGGAAAGACCTTGTAATCCATCTTGAGCAGCTGAGCGGCAGGCGTATTACCCAGGTCGCTTTTCGCCGCAAACATGGCCATGGCATACGACGCCATGTCTTCAATTCCTGCGATAGGTGCCAAAAACTCTGCCGCCTCTCGGTCATCCGCTGTAGTCGTCGGGCTGCGAAAATGCAGCGTGTCGCTCAGGATGGCACTGAGCATCAGCTTCGCATCTCCTGGCTCCACACTCAGGTTGGCCTCGCGAAACAGCTTCAGCAGGATCGTTGCCGTGCAGCCTACCGGCTCAAAGCGCAGGTAAGGCGGATCGGACGTGACCAGGTCACCCAGTTTGTGGTGATCTACAACCCTTGTGACGGAAAGTTCAGCCAGATTAGCAGCGGACTGTGCACTCTCGTTGTGGTCCACCAGCGCTACCTGAGTACCATTCTTCAGATCCGGCAGGAGTTCCGGAGCTTCCAGGCCCAGTTCACGCAGTACGTACGAGGTTTCAAAGTTGAGTTCTCCCAGACGGTATGCCTGCGCTTCCATCCCCTGCCGGGACAGCAGCCTGGCATACACCATGGCCGAGGCGATAGCGTCCGTATCCGGGTTGCGATGACCAAATACAGCAATCATGCCGCAATATTAGCGGTTTCCGCCGCACCTGGACGGCATCTATCCTTATATAAAGCAAAAAGCCCCACGCACATAGCGGGGGCTTTCGAAGTGAGGGGGTTTAGAAGCGGAAGCTGTAGCCGACCTTGAAGCCCTGAGCAACGCTCTGCTGGTTGGTAAGCAGGTTGGTGTAGCGGAACACGCCGTAGTTGGCAGAGAGACCCTGGTAGGCAACCTGTCCAAAGACACCATCCATCCTGCCAGAGTCGAGGCCTGCAACTCGGGCGCCATAGATATGATCAACCGATGCATCGAAGGCAGCGTTCGAGGTACCGCGGGTGACCTGATCCTGTGCGACGCCGAAGCCCTGGTAGTAGGAGTAGCCAACTTTGGCAGAAACACCTGTTGCCAGCACATTGTTCAGGCTGATGCCCACCTGACCCAGCAGTTCCGTGCTGGTGCCACTAGCCTGCACTCCAGTTGCCGTGCCGTTATTGGTGATGCGGTTGACAACGTTGATGTAAATGCTGGGCTCAAAGGGCACGCTGGTCAGGACGGGCGAAGCGATCTTCACACCATACTTGAGGGTGTTGAAGTTGTTGGCGGCGGTATCACGGTCCGTCACGAGGTTGTAGCGGAACAGGGGGTTGATGGTGAAGCCACCCACGTTAGCGCTGTAGTCACCAAAGACGTAGAAGCGGTTGGTGTTGCCCACGTAGAAGTAAGCGTCACCGATGGTGAAGTTCAGGTTCCTGACCAGGGCGTTCTCCGCCGTGCCGCTGTGGCTGATCTGCGCACCAAAGCTGCTGGTCATGGAGAGGGGCACATTGGCAATGCCCATGCCAGCACCGTTCCGGTTGATGTTCTGGTTGGAGGAGCTGAAGTTAGTGGTGCCGTCAGCAGCCACACCGTTCACCGTCAGGCTGTTGTAAAACCCGACGAGTTCCAGAGCACCCAGCTTCGCACCGGCCTTGACGCCGAAGCCGGTTACACGGCCATTGCCGAGCCAGTCGGTGCGGCTATCCGCGTAAGCGCCCAGAGCCACAGGCCCTACATCGGTGCCCAGCGCTGCACCGAAGCCGATCTGGTTAGGCTGGTAGGGCATGCTGTCGGCAGTCTGCATGCCGGCGTTGTGGGTAGCAGGGTTGGTTGTGGTGACCTCAAACTCGGGGTTGATGGCACGGGCGTTCGCACCGAAGCGGATGCCCCCCAGGTCAACACGGCCTTCCACGTAACCAGCACCGTCAGCCTGGGTGCGAGGATCGCGGAAGTTGCCCAGAGCGATGTTGTTTGCAGCCAGACTGGGCACACTGACGACACCTTCACCCACCAAGGCGAGCGGGCCGAACTTCACGTTGAAGTCGGTGCCCAGTGCGCTGCGGAAGCCTTCCACCTGGGCGAAGGACACGCCGAAGCTGCCCACACCGGTAGGGTTATAAGCGGCGCGCACGCCATAGTAGTTGGCAGCTACCGTGTTGGCCTGGCCGGTCATCTGCGTTGCATTGGTGTTGCCTGCAACGATGGTCACGCTGGGGTTGCCAGGCAAAGTAGTGGCAATGTTGGCCACGAATCCACGACGGTTGCCGGTGGCGTTGCTGTTGTTAAACAGGTAGTTCTGGAACTTGAAGTTGCTCTGATAAGCGCTGTAACGGACGTCAAACTTCTGGCCACCAAAGGTGCCGTTGGCGCTCGCGTCATTCAGAACCACACCCACAGGCCCACCCAGAATATTGGCGGCGTTGGTGGTGCCAAAGTTGAGTTCTGCGTTGTTGACAATGAAGGCGCCGTTAGCAGTGGTCAGGTTACTGGCCCGAATGCCGAAGCCAAGGCCCGTGCCCGTGAAATTGGTGGTCGTGTCGGGGGTCGTCACGTCGCCATCTGCAAATCCACCAGCGCTGGAGGACA
This DNA window, taken from Deinococcus malanensis, encodes the following:
- a CDS encoding manganese-dependent inorganic pyrophosphatase; protein product: MIAVFGHRNPDTDAIASAMVYARLLSRQGMEAQAYRLGELNFETSYVLRELGLEAPELLPDLKNGTQVALVDHNESAQSAANLAELSVTRVVDHHKLGDLVTSDPPYLRFEPVGCTATILLKLFREANLSVEPGDAKLMLSAILSDTLHFRSPTTTADDREAAEFLAPIAGIEDMASYAMAMFAAKSDLGNTPAAQLLKMDYKVFPFGEPAQQWGIGVIETTNPAYVFGRKAELLQAMDEARAEGGLNGVLLSVVDILNETNRTFILSATEHKVIQETFGVEVVDGVADLGGRISRKKQIVPALEAHFTSGT
- a CDS encoding S-layer homology domain-containing protein codes for the protein MKKSLILLTAALTFGSMASAQTTAPASAPQVPALTDVPAGHWAKDAIDRLVSRGIILGYPDGTYRGTQNLTRYEAAVIIARLLDQMRQGTVTNIDAETVTSLQNAIQELAADLAALGVRVTDLEENAVSRDDFARLEQRVEGLAGQNGDAEALANIQAQIDELTARADEFDALRADVDDNASSIAALNDLTVLLNQDILDLQDRVSAVEAAQADFVTRTDFDNLSTRVTGIDTRVTALERLPRFTVVGSLTPTFGRIGLVSGTTNFDVDRLTANTPLSSSAGGFADGDVTTPDTTTNFTGTGLGFGIRASNLTTANGAFIVNNAELNFGTTNAANILGGPVGVVLNDASANGTFGGQKFDVRYSAYQSNFKFQNYLFNNSNATGNRRGFVANIATTLPGNPSVTIVAGNTNATQMTGQANTVAANYYGVRAAYNPTGVGSFGVSFAQVEGFRSALGTDFNVKFGPLALVGEGVVSVPSLAANNIALGNFRDPRTQADGAGYVEGRVDLGGIRFGANARAINPEFEVTTTNPATHNAGMQTADSMPYQPNQIGFGAALGTDVGPVALGAYADSRTDWLGNGRVTGFGVKAGAKLGALELVGFYNSLTVNGVAADGTTNFSSSNQNINRNGAGMGIANVPLSMTSSFGAQISHSGTAENALVRNLNFTIGDAYFYVGNTNRFYVFGDYSANVGGFTINPLFRYNLVTDRDTAANNFNTLKYGVKIASPVLTSVPFEPSIYINVVNRITNNGTATGVQASGTSTELLGQVGISLNNVLATGVSAKVGYSYYQGFGVAQDQVTRGTSNAAFDASVDHIYGARVAGLDSGRMDGVFGQVAYQGLSANYGVFRYTNLLTNQQSVAQGFKVGYSFRF